A section of the Flavobacteriales bacterium genome encodes:
- a CDS encoding DUF493 family protein has translation MLSEEVKERLRQRLDQVYEWPSVYMYKFIFEPDDQRLAAVTALFPPEAEMLRKYSTGGRYLSLTVTEVMMSAEDVVDRYDRASAIDGLIVL, from the coding sequence ATGCTGAGCGAAGAGGTGAAAGAGCGGCTCCGGCAACGGCTGGACCAGGTGTACGAGTGGCCCTCGGTGTACATGTACAAGTTCATCTTCGAGCCCGACGACCAGCGGCTGGCCGCCGTCACCGCGCTCTTCCCGCCCGAGGCCGAGATGCTCCGCAAGTACTCCACCGGCGGCCGCTACCTCAGCCTCACCGTCACCGAGGTGATGATGAGCGCCGAGGATGTGGTGGACCGGTACGACCGCGCGTCCGCCATCGACGGCCTCATCGTGCTCTGA
- a CDS encoding RNA polymerase sigma factor has protein sequence MGSLFGTDRRNASDERLMELVVRGDERAFAELYDRYHGRVLNYFHRMLWSDRERAQDMLQDLFAKLAQRPDQYDPSRPFRTWLFSVANNMCKNEYRREEVRRAAVPELRHNGRAVQEPQAGEAVDRASFRRRLDQELDKLDPDQKATFVMRYEEDLAIKEIALAFGISEGTVKSRLFYTLKKLAERLKEFGPMPLPHHGRA, from the coding sequence ATGGGATCCCTGTTCGGCACCGACCGGCGGAACGCCAGCGACGAGCGCCTCATGGAGCTCGTGGTGCGCGGGGACGAACGCGCGTTCGCCGAGCTGTACGACCGCTACCACGGGCGCGTGCTGAACTACTTCCACCGCATGCTGTGGAGCGATCGGGAACGGGCGCAGGACATGCTGCAGGACCTGTTCGCCAAGCTGGCGCAGCGGCCGGACCAGTACGATCCGTCGAGGCCCTTCCGCACCTGGCTCTTCAGCGTGGCCAACAACATGTGCAAGAACGAGTACCGCCGTGAGGAGGTGCGGCGCGCCGCCGTGCCCGAGCTGCGGCACAACGGCCGCGCGGTGCAGGAACCACAGGCCGGCGAGGCGGTGGACCGGGCGAGCTTCCGCCGGCGGCTGGACCAGGAGCTCGACAAACTGGACCCCGACCAGAAGGCCACCTTCGTGATGCGGTACGAGGAGGACCTGGCCATCAAGGAGATCGCGCTGGCCTTCGGCATTTCGGAAGGCACCGTGAAAAGCCGCCTGTTCTACACCCTGAAGAAACTGGCCGAGCGCCTCAAGGAGTTCGGCCCGATGCCCCTACCCCACCATGGACGCGCGTGA
- a CDS encoding N(4)-(beta-N-acetylglucosaminyl)-L-asparaginase — protein sequence MPLDRRRFLRLSSTGALASAVPWARAADLLAPPASPVIISTWDHGLDANTKAWQVLEDGGSTLDAVVEGVAAVENDLGNRSVGQGGRPDRDGHVTLDACVQDHDGRAGSVAFVEHFPNPVRIARAVMERTPHVMLVGEGAEQWARENGFAERRITLPGVQAEWKEWAVKSDYKPVVNIENHDTIGQLAVDAQGRLAGSCTTSGVAYKVHGRVGDSPIIGAGLFVDGEVGAACATGTGELVIRIAGSHTVVELMRQGVDPTEACRQAVDRIVRRSWNIDGHQVGFLALRADGAFGAFSIYNGFTYAVSDASGHRLLESGFARRWEP from the coding sequence ATGCCTTTGGACCGCCGCCGCTTCCTGCGCCTCAGCTCCACCGGTGCCCTGGCGTCCGCGGTGCCATGGGCACGAGCGGCTGACCTGCTGGCGCCACCCGCCTCGCCCGTCATCATCAGCACCTGGGACCACGGCCTCGATGCCAACACCAAGGCGTGGCAGGTGCTCGAGGACGGGGGCTCCACACTGGATGCGGTCGTGGAAGGGGTGGCCGCGGTGGAGAACGACCTTGGCAACCGCAGCGTGGGCCAGGGCGGACGGCCCGATCGCGATGGGCATGTGACGCTCGATGCCTGCGTGCAGGACCACGACGGCCGCGCGGGAAGCGTCGCCTTCGTGGAGCACTTCCCCAATCCCGTGCGCATTGCCCGTGCGGTGATGGAGCGGACGCCGCACGTGATGCTGGTGGGCGAGGGCGCGGAACAATGGGCCCGGGAGAACGGCTTCGCCGAACGCCGCATCACCCTGCCGGGCGTGCAGGCCGAATGGAAGGAGTGGGCCGTGAAGAGCGACTACAAGCCCGTGGTGAACATCGAGAACCACGATACCATCGGTCAGCTGGCCGTTGACGCCCAGGGTCGGCTGGCCGGAAGCTGCACCACCAGCGGCGTGGCCTACAAGGTGCACGGCCGCGTGGGCGACAGCCCCATCATCGGCGCGGGCCTCTTCGTGGACGGCGAGGTGGGCGCGGCCTGCGCCACCGGCACCGGTGAGCTCGTCATCCGCATCGCCGGCAGCCATACCGTGGTGGAGCTCATGCGCCAGGGGGTGGATCCCACCGAGGCCTGCCGCCAGGCCGTGGACCGCATCGTGCGCCGTTCGTGGAACATCGACGGCCACCAGGTCGGCTTCCTGGCCCTGCGGGCCGATGGCGCCTTCGGGGCCTTCAGCATCTACAACGGCTTCACCTACGCGGTGAGCGATGCCTCCGGCCATCGCCTGCTGGAGTCGGGCTTCGCGCGGCGCTGGGAACCCTGA
- a CDS encoding T9SS type A sorting domain-containing protein, giving the protein MKHLYTIINNLPKLAMAALLAAPTMSNAQCLTWVNPTDSSGWSDFVTTFNGAPCATSGVCPVNEITAFQVWADEAYAMTNVQAGGSYTFSACNGVGGSAWPLSFTIINPSGTPDAFGLDAGSNCALTWTATETGTYLIVVSEQGACGTSSNQAVDNGFPSITCTASAATDCATIGIEEVAAQGPVLISPNPTTGLFTVTVSAEARRIEVLDLNGRLLQGVTTTRTLGGTYHMDLSGLAAGTYMVRTDLGNTVNTQRITLVD; this is encoded by the coding sequence ATGAAGCACCTGTACACCATCATCAACAACCTCCCGAAGCTGGCCATGGCGGCTCTGCTGGCTGCTCCGACGATGAGCAACGCCCAATGCCTCACCTGGGTGAACCCGACCGATTCCAGCGGATGGAGCGATTTCGTGACCACCTTCAACGGTGCGCCCTGCGCGACCAGCGGCGTGTGCCCCGTGAACGAGATCACCGCCTTCCAGGTGTGGGCCGATGAGGCCTATGCCATGACGAACGTGCAAGCTGGTGGCAGCTATACGTTCAGCGCGTGCAATGGCGTTGGCGGAAGCGCGTGGCCCCTGTCGTTCACGATCATCAATCCTTCGGGCACGCCCGATGCGTTCGGCCTCGACGCAGGTTCGAACTGCGCGCTGACCTGGACCGCGACCGAGACCGGGACCTACCTGATCGTGGTCTCTGAGCAAGGCGCATGCGGCACGTCCTCGAACCAGGCCGTCGACAATGGCTTTCCTTCCATCACCTGCACCGCCAGTGCAGCCACCGACTGTGCCACGATCGGCATCGAGGAGGTCGCCGCCCAAGGTCCGGTGCTGATCAGCCCGAACCCGACCACGGGTCTCTTCACCGTCACGGTGAGCGCTGAAGCTCGCCGCATCGAGGTGCTCGACCTGAACGGCCGCCTGCTCCAAGGCGTGACCACCACCCGCACCCTGGGCGGTACCTACCACATGGACCTCTCCGGCCTTGCCGCAGGGACCTACATGGTGCGTACGGACCTGGGTAACACCGTGAACACCCAGCGCATCACGCTGGTCGACTGA
- a CDS encoding sugar MFS transporter gives MRAPIRPMVVLTTLFFMWGFMTVMNDVLVPHLKAVFTLTYAQSLLVQFSFFGAYFLGSLAYYAVSRSSGDPIARLGYKRAVVAGLVVSAAGSLLFVPATYLDTYGMYLLALFVLGLGFTLLQIAANPFVAIIGAPEGASSRLNLAQAFNSLGTTLAPLIGGTLIFELFRGDAAVRWPYAAFGALLLLQALWVRLTPLPEPGGEASFSGDALQHRPLRWGMLAIFCYVGAEVAVGSLIINLLKLDSVLGLPETDGKNFLGLYWGGAMVGRFLGAVALSGRMSVRRRQLLLPALALVMFALLWGINRLSGALAVEHLWPMLVLILANMVVFMVAGRRPGQVLGFFAAAALALCLAVMATGGAWTLWAVVAIGLFNSIQWSNIFTLAIDGLGPATGQGSSLLVMMIVGGALVPPLQGLFIDLFQGSDDADVGFHLSFLLPALCYGFLVWYGFRGSQRA, from the coding sequence ATGCGCGCTCCGATCCGCCCCATGGTGGTGCTCACCACCCTGTTCTTCATGTGGGGCTTCATGACGGTGATGAACGATGTGCTGGTGCCGCACCTGAAGGCGGTGTTCACCCTCACCTACGCGCAGAGCCTGCTGGTGCAGTTCAGCTTCTTCGGGGCCTACTTCCTGGGCTCGCTGGCGTACTACGCCGTTTCGCGCAGCAGCGGCGACCCCATCGCGCGGCTGGGCTACAAGCGCGCCGTGGTGGCCGGCCTGGTGGTGAGCGCCGCGGGCAGCCTGCTGTTCGTGCCGGCCACCTACCTGGACACCTACGGCATGTACCTGCTGGCCTTGTTCGTGCTGGGCCTGGGCTTCACCCTGCTGCAGATCGCCGCCAACCCCTTCGTGGCCATCATCGGCGCGCCCGAAGGGGCCAGCAGCCGGTTGAACCTGGCGCAGGCCTTCAACTCGCTCGGCACCACCCTGGCGCCGCTGATCGGTGGCACGCTCATCTTCGAGCTGTTCCGGGGCGATGCCGCCGTGCGGTGGCCCTACGCCGCGTTCGGCGCGCTGTTGCTGCTGCAAGCCCTGTGGGTGCGGCTGACGCCCCTGCCGGAACCCGGCGGGGAGGCGAGCTTCTCCGGCGATGCCCTTCAGCACCGGCCGCTGCGCTGGGGCATGCTGGCCATCTTCTGTTACGTGGGCGCCGAGGTGGCCGTGGGCAGCCTCATCATCAACCTGCTGAAGCTGGACAGCGTGCTCGGGCTTCCGGAGACCGACGGCAAGAACTTCCTGGGCCTCTATTGGGGCGGCGCCATGGTGGGCCGCTTCCTGGGCGCGGTGGCGCTGTCCGGCCGCATGAGCGTGCGGCGCCGCCAGCTCCTGCTTCCGGCCCTGGCGCTGGTGATGTTCGCGTTGCTGTGGGGCATCAACCGGCTCTCCGGCGCCCTTGCGGTGGAGCACCTGTGGCCCATGCTGGTGCTGATCCTGGCCAACATGGTCGTGTTCATGGTCGCCGGCCGGCGGCCCGGGCAGGTGCTGGGCTTCTTCGCCGCCGCCGCCCTGGCGCTGTGCCTGGCGGTGATGGCCACGGGCGGAGCATGGACCTTGTGGGCCGTGGTGGCCATCGGCCTGTTCAACTCCATCCAGTGGAGCAACATCTTCACCCTGGCCATCGACGGACTGGGGCCGGCCACCGGGCAGGGCAGCAGCCTGCTGGTGATGATGATCGTGGGCGGAGCTCTGGTGCCCCCGCTCCAGGGCCTCTTCATCGACCTGTTCCAAGGCAGCGATGACGCCGACGTGGGCTTCCACCTGAGCTTCCTGCTGCCAGCACTGTGCTACGGGTTCCTGGTCTGGTACGGCTTCCGAGGCTCGCAGCGGGCATGA
- a CDS encoding ROK family protein — translation MIAGIDIGGTSTKLGLVAGDRIVARTRIPTEGHADPDAFADALAEAVRRLAGATALTGVGIGAPNGNQHSGTIVQAPNLPWRTDVPLAAMLQERLGVPCTLGNDANAAALGEWRCGAGRGIDDLLVVTLGTGLGSGLIVDGRLLLGPHGNAGELGHTIVVIDGRACTCGRSGCLEAYVSIRGMRETFRELGGDAAVLRNEGVLPIAEAARAGVDEAVQTFRSTARWLSVGLSNAVALTTPRRIVLFGGIARNGDLLLGPLRERFAHDLLSIHHGQVDLVLSALPEDDAGILGAAALVSF, via the coding sequence ATGATCGCGGGCATCGACATCGGGGGTACGAGCACCAAGCTGGGCCTGGTGGCGGGCGACCGCATCGTGGCGCGCACGCGCATTCCCACGGAGGGCCATGCCGATCCCGATGCCTTCGCCGATGCGCTGGCTGAGGCGGTTCGGCGCCTGGCCGGAGCGACCGCGCTCACCGGCGTGGGCATCGGTGCCCCCAACGGGAACCAGCACAGCGGCACCATCGTGCAGGCGCCCAACCTGCCCTGGCGCACGGATGTGCCGCTGGCGGCGATGCTGCAGGAACGGCTGGGCGTACCGTGCACCCTGGGCAACGACGCCAACGCGGCCGCCCTGGGCGAATGGCGCTGCGGCGCCGGGCGGGGCATCGACGACCTGCTGGTGGTGACCCTCGGCACCGGCCTGGGCAGCGGGCTGATCGTGGACGGACGCCTGTTGCTGGGCCCGCACGGCAACGCCGGCGAGCTGGGCCACACCATCGTGGTGATCGACGGTCGCGCCTGCACCTGCGGGCGCAGCGGCTGCCTGGAGGCGTACGTGAGCATCCGTGGGATGCGCGAGACCTTCCGTGAGCTCGGCGGCGATGCGGCCGTGCTGCGGAACGAGGGCGTGCTGCCCATCGCCGAGGCGGCGCGGGCCGGGGTGGACGAGGCGGTGCAGACCTTCCGCAGCACGGCCCGCTGGTTGTCCGTGGGCCTCAGCAATGCCGTGGCGCTGACCACGCCCCGGCGCATCGTGCTCTTCGGCGGCATCGCCCGCAACGGTGACCTGCTCCTGGGCCCGCTGCGCGAACGGTTCGCGCACGACCTGCTCTCCATCCACCACGGCCAGGTGGACCTGGTGCTCAGCGCGCTGCCCGAGGATGATGCGGGGATCCTGGGGGCGGCGGCGTTGGTTTCCTTTTGA
- a CDS encoding GH92 family glycosyl hydrolase — protein sequence MTMTGTLHRIQHGRPGGSTLQGLCLVLAAAVGMTAYAQNPARDLVNPFVGTGGHGHTFPGACVPHGLVQLSPDTRPDGVNDWDGCGGYHHSDSVIYGFSHTHLSGTGVADLCDVLVMPMSGRWSLDPKEYRSSFNHANEAAHAGYYRVHLNDEGVDAELTATARVGVHRYTFPKDRGAYLLLDLEHRDKILVSSMNQTGPLELVGERRSSSWANDQRLFFCAQFSQEILACSISPGFIAGDREKVNQEKALLSFEASDKPLIVKVGISAVSIEGARRNLEAEVPHWDFDRVRAEAEAAWNAELNKVQVKGGTPEQQRIFATALYHSLIAPCVFNDVDGQYRGMDGEVHRADHNVYTIFSLWDTFRATHPLFTLLEPDRVNDYIRTFLLHYQQGGRLPVWELWGNETDCMIGYHSASVIADAHSKGIRGYDARLALEALVAGAMRDEPGLNAYRTRGYISSEDQAESVSRTLEYAYDDWCIAQLAEALGEDSLTQVFTQRAYAWQHLLDPDTRFFRARRNGGMIEPFDPYEVNYHFTEANAWQYGLFVPHHLDELLRDAGGSSALRARLDELFDADTRTTGREQADISGLIGQYAHGNEPSHHMAYLYARTDAPAWMDGLVGRIRDEFYRDAPDGLIGNEDCGQMSSWYVLSALGIYPICPGSPQYTLGVPLFDEATVQLAHGRSLRITAERTHADARYVEEVTWNGREPEVFRQLSHDRLMDGGTLAFRLGPRPGSAPSYPDLGEPELSLERPLPAPWVNAPSRTFTDTLAVHFVRPIPYGQVEYRMKEGGVKQWRAAPELLTLRQTGTVQARLALGGRTGPVVEARFERLDVRHTVSLQSTYANQYAAGGDQALVDGLRGSTEFRSGEWQGFQGQDVLATIDLGGERRLDAVSVGMLQDQRSWIWYPEYVDVAWSINGRQWSSTVLTHTVARDADGTQRMELRTGPIGKRARYVKVMAKNAGPCPDWHPSKGGSSWIFLDEIGIEAGPAR from the coding sequence ATGACCATGACCGGTACGCTTCATCGCATCCAGCACGGTCGACCCGGTGGGTCGACGCTACAGGGCCTTTGCCTGGTGCTCGCCGCCGCTGTTGGAATGACGGCCTATGCCCAGAACCCCGCGCGCGACCTTGTGAACCCCTTCGTCGGCACCGGGGGCCATGGGCACACCTTCCCCGGCGCCTGCGTGCCGCACGGACTGGTGCAGCTGAGCCCGGACACCCGGCCTGATGGGGTCAACGACTGGGACGGATGCGGGGGCTACCACCACAGCGACAGCGTGATCTACGGCTTCAGCCACACGCACCTGAGCGGCACCGGTGTGGCGGACCTCTGCGATGTGCTGGTGATGCCGATGAGCGGCCGATGGTCCCTGGACCCCAAGGAATACCGGTCGTCGTTCAACCATGCGAACGAGGCGGCCCATGCGGGCTATTACCGCGTGCACCTGAACGACGAGGGCGTTGATGCCGAGCTGACGGCCACGGCGCGCGTGGGGGTGCATCGCTACACGTTCCCAAAGGATCGGGGGGCTTACCTCCTGCTTGATCTTGAACACAGAGATAAGATCCTAGTTTCCTCGATGAACCAGACTGGTCCGCTTGAGCTAGTCGGTGAACGACGAAGCTCATCTTGGGCTAACGACCAGCGTTTGTTCTTCTGTGCGCAATTCAGCCAAGAGATCTTGGCTTGCAGTATTTCGCCAGGCTTTATCGCAGGTGATCGAGAAAAGGTGAACCAAGAAAAAGCTCTTTTGTCCTTTGAAGCCTCCGACAAGCCCCTCATCGTCAAGGTCGGCATCAGCGCCGTGAGCATCGAAGGTGCGCGGAGGAACCTGGAGGCCGAAGTGCCGCATTGGGACTTCGACCGGGTGCGGGCGGAGGCCGAGGCCGCCTGGAACGCCGAGCTGAACAAGGTGCAGGTGAAGGGCGGCACGCCCGAGCAGCAGCGCATCTTCGCCACCGCGCTCTACCACAGCCTCATCGCGCCCTGCGTGTTCAACGATGTGGACGGGCAGTACCGCGGCATGGACGGCGAGGTGCACCGGGCGGACCACAACGTCTACACCATCTTCAGCCTGTGGGACACCTTCCGCGCCACGCACCCGCTGTTCACGCTGCTGGAGCCCGACCGGGTGAACGACTACATCCGCACCTTCCTGTTGCACTACCAGCAGGGCGGCCGGCTGCCGGTGTGGGAGCTCTGGGGCAACGAGACCGACTGCATGATCGGCTACCACAGCGCGAGCGTGATCGCCGATGCGCACAGCAAGGGGATCCGGGGCTACGACGCCCGGCTGGCGTTGGAGGCGCTGGTGGCCGGGGCCATGCGCGACGAGCCGGGCCTCAACGCCTACCGCACCCGCGGCTACATCAGCAGCGAGGACCAGGCCGAGAGCGTGAGCCGCACGCTGGAATATGCCTACGACGACTGGTGCATCGCGCAGTTGGCGGAAGCCCTGGGCGAGGACAGCCTGACGCAGGTGTTCACCCAGCGCGCATACGCCTGGCAGCACCTGTTGGACCCGGACACCCGCTTCTTTCGCGCCCGGCGCAACGGCGGCATGATCGAGCCCTTCGACCCCTACGAGGTGAACTACCACTTCACGGAGGCCAACGCCTGGCAGTACGGGCTCTTCGTGCCGCACCACCTTGACGAGCTGCTGCGCGACGCGGGCGGCAGCAGCGCCTTGCGGGCCCGGCTGGATGAGCTCTTCGATGCCGACACGCGCACGACGGGACGCGAGCAGGCGGACATTTCGGGACTGATCGGGCAGTACGCGCATGGCAACGAACCCAGCCACCACATGGCCTACCTGTATGCCCGTACGGATGCGCCGGCCTGGATGGACGGACTGGTGGGCCGCATCCGCGATGAGTTCTATCGCGATGCGCCGGACGGCCTGATCGGCAACGAGGACTGCGGCCAGATGAGCAGCTGGTACGTGCTGAGCGCCCTGGGGATCTATCCCATCTGCCCCGGCTCGCCGCAGTACACGCTGGGGGTGCCGCTCTTCGACGAGGCCACTGTGCAGCTGGCCCATGGACGCAGCCTGCGCATCACGGCCGAGCGCACGCATGCCGACGCGCGCTACGTGGAGGAGGTCACCTGGAACGGGCGCGAACCGGAGGTCTTCCGGCAGCTGAGCCACGACCGGCTGATGGACGGCGGCACCCTGGCCTTCCGCCTCGGCCCCCGTCCGGGGAGCGCCCCCTCCTACCCAGACCTGGGAGAGCCGGAACTGTCGCTCGAACGGCCACTGCCCGCGCCCTGGGTGAACGCCCCCTCACGGACCTTCACGGACACCCTGGCCGTGCATTTCGTGCGCCCCATCCCCTACGGCCAGGTGGAGTACCGGATGAAGGAGGGCGGCGTGAAGCAATGGCGTGCAGCGCCGGAGCTGCTGACGCTGCGGCAGACGGGCACGGTGCAGGCGCGCCTCGCCCTGGGCGGGCGTACGGGTCCGGTGGTGGAGGCGCGGTTCGAGCGGCTGGACGTGCGGCATACGGTGAGCCTCCAGAGCACCTACGCCAACCAATATGCGGCCGGTGGTGATCAGGCCTTGGTGGACGGGCTGCGCGGCAGCACCGAGTTCCGGTCGGGCGAATGGCAGGGCTTCCAGGGACAGGATGTGCTGGCCACGATCGACCTGGGCGGCGAACGCCGGCTGGATGCCGTGAGCGTCGGCATGCTGCAGGACCAGCGCTCGTGGATCTGGTACCCGGAATACGTGGATGTGGCGTGGAGCATCAATGGACGGCAGTGGAGCAGCACGGTGCTGACGCACACCGTGGCCCGCGATGCGGACGGCACCCAGCGGATGGAGCTGCGCACCGGTCCCATCGGCAAGCGGGCCCGCTACGTGAAGGTGATGGCGAAGAACGCGGGGCCCTGCCCGGACTGGCATCCGAGCAAAGGCGGATCGAGCTGGATCTTCCTGGACGAGATCGGCATCGAGGCCGGACCGGCCCGCTGA
- a CDS encoding T9SS type A sorting domain-containing protein codes for MPGASLLAQGNCQNASQFGQATPDPFGAVTTISTCSFESEYSVVTGIIAGATYQFTLSSGGYITVREDFPGGTVIGQGYSPVTVTAVTGGDLYPHWNVDDLCNQQSNCVVTTVQLFLNCTPVVASYSVLDDCNNNSFTIDVNVASTGDGSFVNIDHSVNGTPQAQIPGQGVGVITLGPFTVGALVDIVVGHEFEAACSVSFFNVQSTGNCPIILTCGGVEFNDTYCYQPNDTKTWWYQSSTNDPLALLFSTGTIESSTWDVLTIYDGPNNGSPILWQHNGPTLDLSTLPPIVSTGPNLFMALTSDGSVQCSTNPSWEWNWTVGCLDCDVPAATFTVVPDCIHREYSIEVNVTSTGDAATVDLVIPGDTLFGIGTGIQNFGPIGMDTVVNMAVFNGDNSLCRIFSGPVVAYEDSCVIPACLNVNTSYCYENTDDAWFVYQSSDPNLPITMTFLQGELLVDDKVVIYNGAYDLSGVLFNGNLGGNLSGLSISSQNPDNLLTLRVQSNATGSCDDGQATIPLVWDVGCGLVGIDETDATGFVLYPNPTTGAVTIQLGLDQLTNAVVRVFDLTGRQVLDLPVRTVNDRSVLVDLSGLQNGNYLLQVHADEFVRTKAVQVAR; via the coding sequence ATGCCCGGCGCATCCCTGCTGGCACAAGGGAACTGCCAGAACGCTAGTCAGTTCGGACAGGCCACGCCCGATCCCTTCGGTGCGGTGACCACCATCAGCACCTGCAGCTTTGAGTCCGAATACTCCGTCGTCACGGGCATCATCGCTGGAGCCACCTATCAGTTCACCCTGAGCTCTGGGGGATATATCACGGTCCGTGAGGACTTCCCCGGGGGCACTGTGATCGGTCAGGGCTACAGCCCCGTCACCGTCACGGCGGTCACGGGTGGTGACCTGTACCCCCACTGGAACGTGGACGACCTCTGCAATCAGCAGTCCAACTGCGTCGTCACCACCGTGCAGCTGTTCCTGAACTGCACCCCCGTGGTGGCCAGCTACAGCGTGCTGGATGATTGCAACAACAACAGTTTCACCATCGACGTGAACGTGGCGAGCACCGGGGACGGTTCCTTCGTGAACATCGACCACAGCGTCAACGGCACGCCGCAGGCGCAGATCCCCGGGCAGGGCGTCGGGGTCATCACCCTCGGGCCGTTCACGGTCGGTGCCTTGGTGGACATCGTGGTGGGCCACGAGTTCGAAGCGGCCTGCAGCGTGAGCTTCTTCAACGTGCAGAGCACCGGGAACTGCCCCATCATCCTGACCTGTGGCGGGGTGGAGTTCAATGACACGTACTGTTATCAGCCGAACGACACCAAGACCTGGTGGTATCAGAGCTCCACCAACGACCCCTTGGCGCTGCTCTTCTCCACGGGTACGATCGAGTCGTCCACCTGGGATGTGCTCACCATTTACGACGGGCCGAACAACGGAAGTCCCATCCTCTGGCAGCACAACGGCCCCACGCTCGACCTGAGCACGCTGCCCCCGATCGTATCCACCGGCCCCAACCTCTTCATGGCCCTGACCTCCGACGGCTCGGTGCAGTGCTCCACCAACCCCAGCTGGGAGTGGAACTGGACCGTGGGCTGCCTGGACTGCGATGTGCCCGCCGCCACCTTCACCGTGGTGCCCGATTGCATCCACCGCGAGTATAGCATCGAGGTGAACGTGACCTCCACGGGTGACGCGGCCACGGTGGACCTGGTGATCCCCGGGGACACCCTCTTCGGCATCGGCACAGGCATCCAGAACTTCGGCCCCATCGGCATGGACACCGTGGTGAACATGGCCGTGTTCAATGGCGACAACAGCCTGTGCCGGATCTTCAGCGGCCCGGTGGTGGCCTACGAGGACAGCTGCGTCATCCCGGCCTGCCTCAACGTGAACACGTCCTACTGCTACGAGAACACGGACGACGCCTGGTTCGTCTACCAGTCCAGTGACCCCAACCTGCCCATCACGATGACCTTCCTGCAGGGCGAACTGCTGGTGGACGACAAGGTGGTGATCTACAATGGGGCCTATGACCTCTCCGGCGTGCTCTTCAACGGGAACTTGGGCGGAAACCTCTCCGGACTCTCCATCAGCTCGCAGAACCCGGACAACCTGCTGACCCTGCGCGTGCAGTCGAACGCGACGGGCTCCTGCGACGATGGGCAGGCGACGATCCCGCTGGTGTGGGACGTGGGCTGTGGCTTGGTCGGCATTGATGAGACCGATGCGACGGGCTTCGTGCTCTACCCGAACCCCACCACGGGTGCGGTGACGATCCAGCTCGGCCTCGACCAGCTGACCAACGCGGTGGTGCGGGTGTTCGACCTCACGGGCCGGCAGGTGCTCGATCTGCCGGTGCGCACGGTGAACGACCGTTCCGTGCTGGTGGACCTGTCCGGCCTGCAGAACGGCAACTACCTGCTGCAGGTGCACGCGGACGAGTTCGTGCGCACGAAGGCCGTGCAGGTGGCGCGCTGA
- a CDS encoding copper homeostasis protein CutC has translation MKVRVEVCVTGIAEAHAAARAGADSVELCTWLDCGGVTPSYGLVNAVKEELGVPLRVLIRATPGGFSYTMSERQAMLRDALLIGMSTPGLVIGALDEAGAPDIPFIRAVRMAAPEAEITFHRAIDRSPDPGMAFATCLAEGVQRVLTSGGRTLAIDGALTIKAMVEGAQGRLLVAAAGGISPQNVVELVERTGVTEVHFAAQRKLPPEPHEVSMSSAHRGLSFDSVPDEAKIDGVLNALAKAHLR, from the coding sequence ATGAAGGTGCGGGTGGAGGTCTGTGTGACCGGTATCGCCGAGGCTCATGCGGCCGCACGGGCCGGAGCGGACAGCGTGGAACTGTGCACCTGGCTGGACTGCGGCGGGGTGACCCCGAGCTACGGGTTGGTGAACGCGGTGAAGGAGGAGCTCGGGGTCCCGCTGCGCGTGCTCATCCGGGCCACCCCGGGCGGCTTCTCGTACACCATGAGCGAGCGACAGGCCATGCTTCGCGACGCCCTGCTCATCGGCATGAGCACCCCGGGCCTGGTGATCGGAGCCCTGGATGAGGCGGGCGCACCCGATATCCCCTTCATCCGGGCCGTGCGCATGGCCGCTCCGGAGGCGGAGATCACCTTCCATCGGGCCATCGACCGCAGTCCCGACCCCGGCATGGCCTTCGCCACCTGCCTCGCCGAAGGGGTCCAGCGCGTGCTCACCAGCGGTGGCCGCACCCTGGCGATCGACGGTGCCCTCACCATCAAGGCCATGGTGGAGGGCGCACAGGGCCGCTTGCTCGTGGCCGCCGCCGGAGGCATCTCCCCGCAGAACGTGGTGGAACTGGTGGAGCGCACGGGCGTTACGGAGGTGCACTTCGCCGCTCAACGCAAGCTGCCGCCCGAACCCCACGAGGTGAGCATGAGCTCCGCCCATCGCGGCTTGAGCTTCGACAGCGTGCCCGATGAGGCCAAGATCGACGGGGTGCTCAACGCGCTGGCGAAAGCCCACTTGCGATGA